The segment AGAATATAAGCAACATCCAATCCCTTAATTTTAGAGATTTATTTTAATTAGATAACTACATATAGATTGGACAAAACACACCCAACGCATTTAAAGAAACAATATCTTATTatcaaccaaaataaaaaataaaaaatatgaaataaaatttaatatttaattcatattatatttataatcattaaaataaattaaatatgacaaataattataaattaaattaattctaattatAACTTTTAgttattaattttaatttcataaaaaagacacaaataattaaatctaaatagaataaactaaattcatttaaaaaatatatcaaaattcaaatataatgaaaataataaatttaatacacTTATTaagttaataattattaattaaaagtaaaagtaaattttaatttattataatcaAAATATTAATTGGTATATacctaaaaaatatatttaatacacTGCAAATAATATTGACAACTcaatattaacaaataaaaaattataataaacttaaaatatttaaatatttaaaataataaaagacacatgtaataaaatatttaaaataaaaaataaattatattaaaattgttAAAATTAAGTACAACCTTAGTTGGCttagtggtggagaatttgtgctcttgaaaaagaggtcacaagttcaaatcccacgaggtagggtatgtacaccttattagcttcggcccattacctatccaaaaaaaaaaaaaaaaaattgaaaataacatAAAgcctattaattttttttaaaaaaaatcaataatctaTTAATTTATGTAACTCAACGTATATATAATTATATCATGACtactattatttaataatatttattaaaagttaaataatatttaatataatattataatacaataattattaaaataatatctaCTTAGAAGATGTTAGATTTGGAGAAACCGACGCAAAGAAAATAGTGATTTAACGAGCAAAAATGAATCACGCGATCAACAAGCGGCCTTGCAATCTTAGCGGGTAAAACATCCTAACTTAGGCTCAACTGTTGTAGATGATCATCACATCCCCACCTGGAACCGTCAACAATTCAGGGGAAGTTTCTATTTAAAAAGTGATGCTCTCACTTAGATCTCCATCTCCACCCTGAATTCTGTCTGCATATGGCCCAAATGGCACAGTCTAATAAGAGATATGTCTGCAATCTCATTGGACTCTCACTTGTGATTCTCCAGTTGTCCTACTGCTCTGCAATCTCTCAAGACGGAAGAATCCTTTTGCAAATAAAGGAGAGAGATTGGATTGACAGTCATGGTGCACTCTCCAACTGGAATGACTCCCAAAGCGATCCATGCGCCTGGAATGGAGTCTCCTGTGATTCTGCCTTTTCTGTCACTCAAATCAATCTCACCAATACTCTCATATCTGGAAATCTGACCTCTGCCATTTGCTCTCTTCCTAATTTGACCTCCTTCATAATCCAAGGGAACAGTTTTAATGGCCCCTTTCCCAGCGCTCTGCTCCAGTGTAAGCTCTTGCAGAGGCTGGACTTATCCTACAATTCGTTCCATGGAAGCCTGCCCGATACAATTCATGAGTTGAGCGAGTTGAGAGTGTTGAACCTCGTAGGCAACGCCTTCTCTGGTGCCATTCCCCCTGCTTTCGGACTGCTCCCAAAGATCGAAGCCCTGTTCTTCCATGAGAACAGCCTGAGCTCCAAAATCCCTGCTTTTCTGGGCAATTTGACGACTTTGACCAACTTCAGCATTGGTGACAATCCCCTGCAGCCTGGTGAAGTGCCGAGCGAGCTCGGAAATCTGAGGCGGCTGCAGCAATTGTGGGTCTATAATTGCACCCTCGTCGGGAAAATCCCTGATTTTTTCGGCAATTTGACAGAGATTGTTTACTTGGACATGTCAAAGAATCGCCTCTCTGGTGAAATTCCGACCAGTATAACGGGTCTGTCGAAGATGACAGTGTTGCTACTGTGGCAGAACAGTCTGTCAGGAAAAATTCCGGCAAAAATTGGTGAGCTAAGCAGCTTATCCATATTGGATCTTTCCGACAATCAGCTGAGCGGTGAGATTCCAGAGGGGATTGCCAACCTCGCAAATCTGGATACTCTGCATCTGATGCAGAATCAGCTTACAGGCCCCATTCCTGCTGGCCTCGACCAGCTTGGATTCCTGACAAGGTTAAAGCTCTTCAACAACAGTCTCACCGGCTTACTGCCCCAAAATTTGGGCACCAATTCCGACATTTTTATTATTGACATAGTAGGCAATTCCTTTGAGGGCCCTCTGCCAAAGAATCTGTGTAGCCGTGGAACTCTTTATGGGCTGGCCATATTATCAAACAGATTCAATGGAAGCTTGCCTTCGTCTCTGAATGACTGCAAGAGTCTCCAGTACGCACTGCTTAATGACAATCGCCTGAGTGGGGAGGTTCCAGAGGGTCTCTGGGGATCTCCAAGTATTATTGAACTGAAACTTCAGAACAATGAATTCGAAGGCCCAATTCCTGCTGCAATTGGCCAAGCAAAGAATCTGACCAGTCTAAATATCGGTGGAAACCGATTTGGCGGACATATTCCAGAAACACTTGGGTCACTTCCTGTGCTGACTTCCATTGATCTATCGAACAATGATCTTGAGGGCAGAATCCCCGTGGAATTAGGAAGTCTGAAGTTGAGTGAGTTCAATGTATCGAATAATGACTTGTCTGGTCCGGTTCCTGATGCTCTCAATAAGCTGGCCTTCAATATGAGTTTTGGCGGCAATCCCAAATTATGTGGCGGAGGGGCTTTGAAGTTCCCTCCTTGTTCTTCCAACACAAAACACTAATCAAATGTGGTCACTTACATTACAACTTAGGACGAATAAGGCAGGTCTCCATAGGATTGCTTAGTTTATTTTAGCTAGTAGCAGTTGTTTCACATTTTCGCAACAATTTGTGGAACTGGTGATCTTATGGATAAAAATTGCTGCTTGTTTTTAAGCAGCCCTTATAAATgatatttttgaataaaaaatttaattaaatttcttaCAAATAAAACTTAGaagtaaaattttaaaattgatgaCACATTATGTCATTTTTTCTTAATAAATTGCTTATTTCcagtttatttttaattattaagctCCACAAAAGTAATATAAGATTCCAAATTTTTCTTTCCCTGTAATTAAAAATCTGCATGAAACACTTTCACTGcttaaaaataagaagaaaatagaCTTAAGCAGTTGCATGGGGACATGGGATAAGTCTAGATCCATCAAACTAGTATTCTTATCTATAGGAGGTTCAAGTGATGTTTTGGAGGGATACGCCATAAGATATTTAAAGTAAAACTTACATTATTTTAATATTGGATAATTAGTTATATAATaatcaaatttatatattttttgacaTATTGTTGGAGAATTATTCTTCATGTGAAATATCTCTCTAGAGTTATTAGATATTAAAATACTAATATCTTATAGGAGATAGagcattattattttaaattaacttaatatttaaatttaagcgGTGAACAAatttataaacaaataaatataataaaaaattaagaatTATTTATTAAAGGTTTTTCTTGTGGATCTGATCATAAGTTGGGTTATATATATtgataaattatataatattattatgtaTTCTAGTTGTGATGGAAATGACTAATGAttagatatttgatttttatttagaaaaaattcTAATGAAACATGTTTCTTATGAATTATTTATTAGAAAAAAGAATTATTAaactttttattataattttttttatttaatttcattttaaatTAGTAGTATTTTAAAATGTAtcattttttatttctaatttcaatatataatttaaatattatgaaATTTGAATATATACTTTTTAAGCTATATGATATAAAGTTgttatttttaaattatgtttaagtaattttaataaaatatttgtatATAGATAATGATAAATAcataatattatataaaattagatctattatttaattattaagaataaaatattaattaaaattctaCCACAAAAGTACTGGAAAAAAAATCGAATGTCGAAAGATAAGATCAAAATCCTTTGTTGGAAATAATTtacctttgttttgtttttaaagaTTCTTCTACTTGGCACAGTAGATTTTTAATGTATCATTTTGCAAACAGACAAATTTTCTTTAGACATATTGTAAAGCAATGATTGTGgtgaacaaaattttctttttttgatttcttTTAGAAATGTTTAGTTatctttgaaatttaattttatGAGTTGAACGCAGCTACAAAAAAGAAATAGTATTAATAAGGAAATTCTAAATCATTTATAATAATCACTATCATAGCCAAATTTGACCAAGAGAACAAGAACAATGCTTATTTACAAGAAGCTCTAGTTAAGTCATCTTGAACAAGGATATGGAGAATGGATACCAAACACAATcccaaaaattaaaaatcaaagcagCATTGAACTTAAATTAGTCAAAGAGTAAAAAATATGAAAAGTTGAAAActtttcaacaaaaaaaatactAGGAAATATTTTCATTCAGATAATTACAGTCAATTCTTGTTCCTACATTAAATGGAAAGTATGATGTCTCTATTTTTCACTAATTGGCAAGGGATCCAACAAAAAAATCCCCAACCCTTATTATTCTTGAGATAATAATTGTTATGTACATTATTCTTGAATTAATACAATATTGTAATCACTAGAGAAATAATATTTAATAGCATAATAGTTTTGTAGTGCCccatcttgtctttttgtacatcaaaggaatatattgatctagtttagtctactttatgatgatttgatggtatcatgttatgtactaactctatttcatgattgtattgatatgatgatggatctatattttatcattattcatgatggatcatattgcttaagagattttgatgacattatgattatgctaaccctacactatgattatgatgaatgagttgatgttacgatgtttgtgattgtcttccagtgtcttcatgattagagacGATGTTATACCACTCAATGCAAGCacgatatgacgttgtgattctctatcacttacctgatcatttatgatgtatatgtgttgtatatatgttgtattgtgtttagtggtggatgtaggattgcaagtaccagacatcgactccacctggtctcgcaggtctgagcatgtctttattgttgaaatgtggcgactgatcagcaaagtactgtacatttagcacgtatcctcgccgaggttcggggccgggccgggccctgggaaagggtttgggggtggcagcccccgagaaaagccgaggttcaggggcgggagcccttgagaaaaaaaaatttttgccgttttttgttgatgaaaaccgacattgtaataaaaccctaaaaaggccgactttgtttgttgccctaaaaaggcatgttataagcggttgggatgcttaaggcattgtaaggttgatgtactatttttgctggataataagaaagattggacgactgtatttaaatctgcatataattgttagttcatatttgcttcaaatctgcttgaaaccctaacatttatcccaatggcaagttgttggagatggcatgtgtttccctctcatactctaggcttaagttgatacccttgtcaattagtgtcttggcttgagtcattggtCTGCTTCATGTGGTATGAACTGTTCAACCTTATGttgggttgccttgtgagtttgcgattgtttattaattaataattaatcggtttatatagtttataaatattaaattaaatcaatagatgagattaatatttaatattattgtgcgattattattattattagagaattattattcattaatgtttattttatggatttatattttattggttatttggaattgtggaaattaattaatcaattactacatatagccCATTGacgtaaat is part of the Cryptomeria japonica chromosome 10, Sugi_1.0, whole genome shotgun sequence genome and harbors:
- the LOC131042778 gene encoding receptor-like protein kinase HSL1, which gives rise to MAQSNKRYVCNLIGLSLVILQLSYCSAISQDGRILLQIKERDWIDSHGALSNWNDSQSDPCAWNGVSCDSAFSVTQINLTNTLISGNLTSAICSLPNLTSFIIQGNSFNGPFPSALLQCKLLQRLDLSYNSFHGSLPDTIHELSELRVLNLVGNAFSGAIPPAFGLLPKIEALFFHENSLSSKIPAFLGNLTTLTNFSIGDNPLQPGEVPSELGNLRRLQQLWVYNCTLVGKIPDFFGNLTEIVYLDMSKNRLSGEIPTSITGLSKMTVLLLWQNSLSGKIPAKIGELSSLSILDLSDNQLSGEIPEGIANLANLDTLHLMQNQLTGPIPAGLDQLGFLTRLKLFNNSLTGLLPQNLGTNSDIFIIDIVGNSFEGPLPKNLCSRGTLYGLAILSNRFNGSLPSSLNDCKSLQYALLNDNRLSGEVPEGLWGSPSIIELKLQNNEFEGPIPAAIGQAKNLTSLNIGGNRFGGHIPETLGSLPVLTSIDLSNNDLEGRIPVELGSLKLSEFNVSNNDLSGPVPDALNKLAFNMSFGGNPKLCGGGALKFPPFVAGASGGKSIQCSMEAKLSGLDATHLPSSKTMEEQIIGKSFRDTIVSDVVQVAREAKFNLVSVSSSSCHGRDEG